One Brachybacterium kimchii genomic window carries:
- a CDS encoding L-threonylcarbamoyladenylate synthase, with translation MSVYDTTNEATRDEGLQAAQDALSDGGLIVLPTDTVYGIGADAFTPDAVQALLDAKDRGRDAPPPVLVGDPAVLLGLAVDVPEYAERLTEAFWPGALTLILTAQPSLNWDLGETRGTVALRMPDDEVTLELLRRTGPLAVSSANRHGKPAALSVMDAATQLGDRVEVYLDGGPARLGTASTIIDTTVEPAEIVREGALTREQIVEAVGDIFTAPEPEEPDTVTGTDAGAETDGDADAAADADVDEATAGGASADATTETATETDEPAEAEGEENVEDIGADAFAAAGSTPLPAPADAVDAAEPDSSADGPGETGSGSRPA, from the coding sequence GTGAGCGTGTACGACACCACGAACGAAGCCACCCGCGACGAGGGCCTCCAGGCCGCACAGGACGCCCTGTCCGACGGCGGCCTGATCGTGCTCCCCACCGACACCGTCTACGGCATCGGCGCGGACGCCTTCACCCCGGACGCCGTGCAGGCGCTGCTGGACGCCAAGGACCGCGGGCGCGACGCCCCTCCGCCGGTGCTCGTCGGGGATCCCGCCGTGCTGCTGGGACTCGCGGTCGACGTCCCCGAGTACGCCGAGCGCCTCACGGAGGCCTTCTGGCCCGGCGCGCTCACCCTGATCCTCACCGCGCAGCCCTCGCTGAACTGGGACCTCGGGGAGACCCGGGGCACCGTCGCCCTGCGCATGCCCGACGACGAGGTCACCCTCGAGCTGCTGCGCCGCACCGGGCCGCTCGCCGTCTCGAGCGCGAACCGCCACGGCAAGCCCGCGGCGCTCAGCGTCATGGACGCCGCGACCCAGCTCGGCGACCGCGTCGAGGTCTACCTCGACGGGGGCCCCGCACGCCTGGGCACCGCCTCCACCATCATCGACACCACGGTCGAGCCCGCCGAGATCGTCCGCGAGGGCGCGCTCACCCGCGAGCAGATCGTCGAGGCCGTCGGCGACATCTTCACCGCCCCCGAGCCGGAGGAGCCCGACACCGTCACCGGGACCGACGCCGGGGCTGAGACCGACGGCGACGCCGACGCCGCAGCCGACGCCGACGTCGACGAGGCGACGGCAGGGGGAGCGTCGGCCGACGCGACGACGGAGACGGCGACCGAGACCGACGAGCCCGCCGAGGCGGAGGGCGAGGAGAACGTCGAGGACATCGGCGCCGACGCCTTCGCCGCCGCCGGCTCCACGCCGCTGCCCGCGCCCGCCGACGCCGTCGACGCCGCAGAGCCCGACTCCTCCGCCGACGGACCCGGGGAGACCGGGAGCGGGAGCCGCCCCGCGTGA
- a CDS encoding MraY family glycosyltransferase, whose amino-acid sequence MRIYLFVLLLAAAVTFLVTPAVRLMARRIGAMTAVRSRDVHTVVTPRLGGLGILVGVAAAMLIASRIPFLHGLFHESSQPWAILAAAGIVALLGAADDKWDLDWVTKLAGQVLAAVLLAAEGVRLVSLPIGGVTLLSSRSAIILTVLVVVVSMNAVNFVDGLDGLAAGVMAIGGTAFFAYAYMLTRSASTTDYSSLAALITAAMVGACLGFLPHNLPRAKIFMGDSGSMLLGLLLAASTITVTGQIDTAQLSDAKVIGQFLPILLPIGVMFIPFLDFVLAVVRRIGSGHSPFHADKLHLHHRLLAIGHSQLGAVLIMYMWAIVISVGMLLPALVDMRTVVIFWGIGLLVAFVVTIDPIARLRRRSGRRHPAHEREAG is encoded by the coding sequence GTGAGGATCTACCTGTTCGTCCTGCTCCTCGCGGCGGCGGTGACCTTCCTGGTCACACCCGCGGTGCGCCTCATGGCGCGCAGGATCGGGGCGATGACGGCGGTCCGCTCGCGCGACGTGCACACGGTCGTGACCCCGCGCCTCGGGGGACTGGGGATCCTGGTGGGGGTCGCCGCGGCGATGCTCATCGCGAGCCGCATCCCCTTCCTCCACGGACTGTTCCACGAGAGCAGCCAGCCCTGGGCGATCCTCGCCGCCGCCGGGATCGTCGCCCTCCTGGGCGCCGCCGACGACAAATGGGACCTCGACTGGGTCACCAAGCTCGCGGGACAGGTGCTCGCCGCCGTGCTGCTGGCCGCCGAGGGAGTGCGCCTGGTGTCCCTGCCCATCGGCGGCGTCACCCTGCTCTCCTCGCGCAGCGCCATCATCCTCACGGTGCTCGTCGTGGTGGTCTCGATGAACGCGGTGAACTTCGTGGACGGTCTGGACGGGCTGGCCGCGGGGGTGATGGCGATCGGGGGCACGGCGTTCTTCGCCTACGCCTACATGCTCACCCGCAGCGCCTCGACCACGGACTACTCCTCGCTCGCCGCCCTGATCACGGCCGCGATGGTGGGCGCCTGTCTGGGGTTCCTGCCACACAACCTGCCGCGCGCGAAGATCTTCATGGGGGATTCGGGCTCCATGCTGCTGGGCCTGCTGCTCGCCGCGAGCACCATCACGGTCACCGGCCAGATCGACACCGCGCAGCTGTCCGACGCGAAGGTCATCGGTCAGTTCCTGCCGATCCTGCTGCCCATCGGCGTCATGTTCATCCCGTTCCTCGACTTCGTGCTCGCCGTCGTCCGCCGCATCGGCTCGGGCCACTCGCCCTTCCACGCCGACAAGCTCCACCTCCACCACCGCCTGCTCGCGATCGGCCACTCGCAGCTCGGGGCCGTCCTCATCATGTACATGTGGGCGATCGTGATCTCGGTGGGGATGCTGCTGCCGGCCCTCGTGGACATGCGCACCGTCGTGATCTTCTGGGGGATCGGGCTGCTCGTCGCCTTCGTGGTGACGATCGATCCGATCGCCCGGCTGCGCCGCCGCTCCGGGAGGCGCCATCCCGCCCACGAGCGCGAGGCCGGCTGA
- the atpB gene encoding F0F1 ATP synthase subunit A — protein MPTRRPREIALNTADATPNLLAEGFEFHTPSISEFFPDAILFGGTWFEFNRVQLVRLIILVVVLTVMAVIASRAKLVPGRAQSIVEMIIEFVDHSIIENTLGMREGKKYAPMLVTMFFFILTMNLAGVIPGLNLAGTSVIGLPLLAALWTFIVYISFGIKKHGLGGYLKHETMPPGVPKPIYILLIPIEFLQLAVIRWASLTIRLLANMVAGHIMLVVFIGLTQGLLFSGSALIAVAPFSGALAIGIYGFEIFVAALQAFIFTILTAVYINMATSDEH, from the coding sequence ATGCCGACACGACGACCACGGGAGATCGCGCTGAACACCGCCGACGCCACTCCGAACCTCCTCGCCGAGGGCTTCGAGTTCCACACGCCGAGCATCTCCGAGTTCTTCCCGGACGCCATCCTGTTCGGCGGCACGTGGTTCGAGTTCAACCGCGTCCAGCTCGTGCGCCTCATCATCCTCGTCGTCGTGCTGACGGTGATGGCGGTCATCGCCTCCCGCGCCAAGCTCGTGCCCGGTCGCGCGCAGAGCATCGTCGAGATGATCATCGAGTTCGTCGATCACTCGATCATCGAGAACACCCTGGGCATGCGCGAGGGCAAGAAGTACGCCCCCATGCTCGTGACGATGTTCTTCTTCATCCTCACGATGAACCTCGCGGGCGTGATCCCCGGGCTGAACCTCGCGGGCACCTCCGTGATCGGCCTGCCGCTGCTCGCGGCGCTGTGGACGTTCATCGTCTACATCTCCTTCGGCATCAAGAAGCACGGCCTGGGCGGCTACCTCAAGCACGAGACGATGCCCCCCGGCGTGCCGAAGCCGATCTACATCCTCCTGATCCCGATCGAGTTCCTCCAGCTCGCCGTGATCCGCTGGGCCTCGCTGACGATCCGACTGCTCGCCAACATGGTCGCCGGGCACATCATGCTCGTGGTCTTCATCGGGCTCACCCAGGGTCTGCTGTTCTCGGGCTCCGCTCTCATCGCGGTCGCGCCGTTCTCCGGGGCCCTCGCGATCGGCATCTACGGCTTCGAGATCTTCGTGGCCGCCCTGCAGGCCTTCATCTTCACCATCCTGACCGCCGTGTACATCAACATGGCGACGTCGGACGAGCACTGA
- the atpE gene encoding ATP synthase F0 subunit C yields the protein MDATTLAELSGNVASIGYGLAAIGPGIGIGIIVGKTAEATARQPELRGALQSTMFIGIAFTEILTLLAIVTGFLFNS from the coding sequence GTGGACGCCACCACTCTCGCAGAGCTCTCCGGCAACGTCGCCTCGATCGGCTACGGCCTCGCGGCGATCGGCCCCGGCATCGGCATCGGCATCATCGTGGGCAAGACCGCCGAGGCGACCGCCCGCCAGCCCGAGCTGCGCGGCGCCCTGCAGTCGACCATGTTCATCGGTATCGCCTTCACCGAGATCCTGACGCTGCTGGCGATCGTCACCGGCTTCCTCTTCAACAGCTGA
- a CDS encoding F0F1 ATP synthase subunit B: MILAEGTSEEVEGWKILVPEPQEIVWSLIFLVIFAVVFIKFILPRLNAVLDERSEKIEGGLKKAEEVQQQADQLKDEQEQELAAARQEAASIREKARADGAAIVEEAKARAEAENDRILSAGRQQLSAERTTAAAQLKGEVGTLASDLASKIVGESLTDDERSRRVIDRFLDDLESSQTATR, translated from the coding sequence ATGATTCTTGCCGAAGGCACCTCGGAAGAGGTCGAGGGCTGGAAGATCCTGGTGCCCGAGCCCCAGGAGATCGTCTGGTCGCTGATCTTCCTGGTCATCTTCGCCGTCGTCTTCATCAAGTTCATCCTGCCGCGGCTCAACGCCGTGCTCGATGAGCGCAGCGAGAAGATCGAAGGCGGTCTGAAGAAGGCCGAGGAGGTCCAGCAGCAGGCGGACCAGCTGAAGGACGAGCAGGAGCAGGAGCTCGCGGCGGCGCGCCAGGAGGCCGCCTCCATCCGCGAGAAGGCCCGTGCGGACGGCGCCGCGATCGTCGAGGAGGCCAAGGCGCGCGCCGAGGCCGAGAACGACCGCATCCTCAGCGCCGGCCGTCAGCAGCTCTCGGCCGAGCGCACCACCGCCGCGGCCCAGCTCAAGGGAGAGGTCGGCACGCTCGCGAGCGACCTCGCCTCCAAGATCGTCGGGGAGTCCCTCACCGACGACGAGCGCTCCCGCCGCGTGATCGACCGGTTCCTGGACGACCTCGAGTCGTCCCAGACCGCGACCCGATAA
- a CDS encoding F0F1 ATP synthase subunit delta: MRGTSSTSLREVTQRSQDLLRGDDVSLSQVAEDLFGAADAIDSSNQLVRMLSDGGRPAEVKQSVARSLFEGRVSPGALSVILEIVGRRWSEQEDVLDALEQLGVEALLEQATREGVLEQVEEELFQISRVIDESGELTGALDDAREHPEQRAGIVSRLLEGRVHPLTLALARRAVGRRTDVKPARRLLGFAEFASARRRRLLAIVRSARQLTPEQQSRLSSILTRIYGREVQTNFELDEDVVGGLRVQVGDDLYDATVLARLAQARSRLVA, encoded by the coding sequence ATGCGAGGAACCTCCTCCACCTCCCTGCGTGAGGTGACCCAGCGGTCCCAGGACCTCCTGCGCGGCGACGACGTGTCGCTGTCGCAGGTCGCCGAGGACCTCTTCGGGGCCGCCGACGCGATCGACTCCAGCAACCAGCTGGTGCGGATGCTGAGCGACGGCGGTCGACCCGCCGAGGTCAAGCAGTCCGTGGCGCGCTCGCTCTTCGAGGGGCGCGTCAGCCCCGGGGCGCTCTCCGTGATCCTCGAGATCGTCGGCCGCCGCTGGTCCGAGCAGGAGGACGTCCTGGACGCCCTCGAGCAGCTCGGCGTCGAGGCCCTCCTCGAGCAGGCGACCCGCGAGGGCGTGCTCGAGCAGGTCGAGGAGGAGCTCTTCCAGATCTCCCGCGTGATCGACGAGAGCGGCGAGCTCACCGGCGCCCTGGACGACGCCCGCGAGCATCCCGAGCAGCGCGCGGGGATCGTCTCGCGACTGCTCGAGGGCCGCGTGCACCCGCTGACCCTCGCGCTCGCCCGCCGTGCGGTGGGTCGGCGCACGGACGTCAAGCCCGCTCGCCGCCTCCTGGGCTTCGCCGAGTTCGCCTCGGCGCGGCGCCGCCGTCTGCTGGCGATCGTGCGCAGCGCGCGACAGCTCACCCCCGAGCAGCAGTCGCGACTGTCCTCGATCCTCACCCGGATCTACGGCCGCGAGGTCCAGACCAACTTCGAGCTGGACGAGGACGTCGTCGGCGGCCTGCGCGTCCAGGTCGGGGACGACCTCTACGACGCGACAGTCCTCGCGCGCCTGGCCCAGGCGCGCTCCCGCCTGGTGGCCTGA
- the atpA gene encoding F0F1 ATP synthase subunit alpha, with amino-acid sequence MAELTIRPEDIRNALDTAVSTYQAGTPEREEIGRVTESADGIARVEGLPGVMANELVRFEDGTLGLALNLELREVGVVVLGEFSGIEEGQEVRRTGEVLSVPVGDDFLGRVVDPTGAPIDGLGEIASTERRALELQAPTVMQRKSVKEPMQTGIKAIDSMTPIGRGQRQLIIGDRQTGKTTIALDTILNQKANWESGDPSQQVRCIYVAVGQKGSTIASVRATLEEAGALDYTTIVAAPASDPAGFKYIAPYAGSAIGQHWMYEGKHVLIVFDDLTKQAEAYRAVSLLLRRPPGREAYPGDVFYLHSRLLERCAKLSDEMGGGSMTGLPIIETKANDVSAYIPTNVISITDGQVFLQSDLFNADQRPAVDVGISVSRVGGSAQIKAMKGVSGTLKISLAQYRDLESFAMFASDLDAASKQQLNRGARLMELLKQPQSSPFPVEEEVISIWGGTTGKFDDIEVEDVREFESLLLEHLRHNGTVLEDIRTSKKFSEETEQQATELLEQVKRDFLAGKGQSEARTDVHESAEDEDIDQERIVRG; translated from the coding sequence ATGGCTGAGCTCACGATCCGCCCGGAGGACATCCGGAACGCCCTGGACACCGCAGTGTCCACCTACCAGGCCGGCACGCCCGAGCGCGAGGAGATCGGCCGCGTCACCGAGTCGGCCGACGGCATCGCCCGCGTCGAGGGTCTCCCCGGCGTCATGGCCAACGAGCTCGTCCGCTTCGAGGACGGCACTCTCGGTCTGGCCCTGAACCTCGAGCTGCGCGAGGTCGGCGTCGTCGTCCTCGGCGAGTTCTCCGGCATCGAGGAGGGCCAGGAGGTGCGCCGCACCGGCGAGGTGCTCTCCGTGCCCGTCGGCGACGACTTCCTCGGCCGCGTGGTCGACCCCACCGGCGCCCCCATCGACGGTCTCGGCGAGATCGCCAGCACCGAGCGCCGCGCCCTCGAGCTGCAGGCCCCCACGGTCATGCAGCGCAAGAGCGTCAAGGAGCCGATGCAGACCGGCATCAAGGCCATCGACTCGATGACCCCGATCGGCCGCGGCCAGCGCCAGCTCATCATCGGCGACCGCCAGACCGGCAAGACAACCATCGCCCTGGACACGATCCTGAACCAGAAGGCGAACTGGGAGTCCGGCGACCCGAGCCAGCAGGTGCGCTGCATCTACGTGGCCGTCGGCCAGAAGGGCTCGACCATCGCGTCGGTCCGCGCCACCCTCGAGGAGGCCGGCGCCCTCGACTACACGACGATCGTGGCGGCCCCCGCCTCCGATCCCGCGGGCTTCAAGTACATCGCCCCCTACGCGGGCTCGGCCATCGGCCAGCACTGGATGTACGAGGGCAAGCACGTCCTCATCGTCTTCGACGACCTCACCAAGCAGGCCGAGGCCTACCGCGCCGTGTCGTTGCTGCTGCGCCGCCCGCCGGGCCGCGAGGCCTACCCCGGTGACGTGTTCTACCTGCACTCCCGCCTCCTCGAGCGCTGCGCGAAGCTCAGCGACGAGATGGGCGGCGGCTCGATGACCGGCCTGCCGATCATCGAGACCAAGGCCAACGACGTCTCGGCGTACATCCCGACCAACGTCATCTCGATCACCGACGGCCAGGTCTTCCTGCAGTCCGACCTGTTCAACGCCGATCAGCGCCCCGCTGTCGACGTCGGCATCTCGGTCTCCCGCGTCGGCGGCTCCGCGCAGATCAAGGCGATGAAGGGCGTCTCCGGCACGCTGAAGATCTCGCTCGCGCAGTACCGCGACCTCGAGTCCTTCGCGATGTTCGCCTCGGACCTCGACGCCGCCTCGAAGCAGCAGCTGAACCGCGGCGCGCGCCTCATGGAGCTGCTCAAGCAGCCCCAGTCCTCGCCCTTCCCGGTCGAGGAGGAGGTCATCTCGATCTGGGGCGGCACCACCGGCAAGTTCGACGACATCGAGGTCGAGGACGTCCGCGAGTTCGAGTCCCTGCTGCTCGAGCACCTGCGCCACAACGGCACCGTGCTCGAGGACATCCGCACCTCGAAGAAGTTCTCCGAGGAGACCGAGCAGCAGGCCACCGAGCTGCTCGAGCAGGTCAAGCGCGACTTCCTGGCCGGCAAGGGCCAGAGCGAGGCTCGCACCGACGTGCACGAGAGCGCGGAGGACGAGGACATCGACCAGGAGCGCATCGTCCGCGGATGA
- a CDS encoding F0F1 ATP synthase subunit gamma: MGAQQREYKKRITSAQGMKKIFKAKEMVAASRIAKAHARVLATTPYAEAITRAIGAVATHSTDVEHPFLDQERSETGRAGILLITADRGMTGSYSHNAIRAAEELANHLIDEGKTPVLYVVGRKGETYYTFRNRPPVTAWTPFQESEIPALGHEIAQRLTGDLLSEDPEVHLDEAYLVGTRFLSRFRQVARATRLVPLEVVDAEAGAEAPSYPLYEFAPDAETVMDELIPRYLESRIVNLLMQSMASEHAATQRAMKTATDNAEQQIRKFTRLANSARQAEITQEISEIVGGADALSGSGRTER; this comes from the coding sequence ATGGGAGCACAGCAGAGGGAGTACAAGAAGCGGATCACCTCCGCTCAGGGCATGAAGAAGATCTTCAAGGCCAAGGAGATGGTCGCGGCCTCGCGCATCGCCAAGGCCCACGCCCGGGTGCTCGCGACCACGCCGTACGCCGAGGCGATCACTCGGGCGATCGGCGCCGTCGCGACCCATTCGACCGACGTCGAGCATCCGTTCCTCGACCAGGAGCGCAGCGAGACCGGCCGCGCCGGCATCCTGCTCATCACGGCCGACCGCGGGATGACGGGCTCGTACTCGCACAACGCGATCCGCGCCGCGGAGGAGCTCGCCAACCACCTGATCGACGAGGGCAAGACGCCCGTGCTGTACGTCGTCGGCCGCAAGGGCGAGACCTACTACACGTTCCGCAACCGTCCGCCGGTCACGGCCTGGACCCCGTTCCAGGAGAGCGAGATCCCTGCGCTCGGCCACGAGATCGCGCAGCGTCTCACCGGCGACCTGCTCAGCGAGGACCCGGAGGTGCATCTCGACGAGGCGTACCTCGTGGGCACCCGCTTCCTCAGCCGGTTCCGGCAGGTGGCCCGGGCGACCCGCCTGGTCCCGCTCGAGGTCGTCGACGCCGAGGCGGGCGCCGAGGCGCCCTCGTACCCGCTGTACGAGTTCGCGCCCGACGCCGAGACGGTCATGGACGAGCTGATCCCGCGCTACCTCGAGTCGCGCATCGTCAACCTGCTCATGCAGTCGATGGCCTCCGAGCACGCGGCGACGCAGCGCGCGATGAAGACGGCCACGGACAACGCCGAACAGCAGATCCGCAAGTTCACCCGGCTGGCCAACTCGGCGCGCCAGGCGGAGATCACCCAGGAGATCTCGGAGATCGTCGGCGGCGCCGACGCCCTCTCGGGATCCGGTCGCACCGAACGCTGA
- the atpD gene encoding F0F1 ATP synthase subunit beta: protein MSTPVTTDAPAASAQQGTGRIARVTGAVVDIEFPPGNIPDLYNALTTEISAEGAGLLPSVLTLETAQHLGDGMVRAIALKPTDGLVRGQSVTDTGAPISVPVGDVTLGTVFDVVGNPLNVEEGQTFEVSERWPIHRTAPSFDQLESKTEMFETGIKSIDLLTPYVQGGKIGLFGGAGVGKTVLIQEMIYRVANNHDGVSVFAGVGERTREGWDLIEEMTESGVIEKTALVFGQMDEPPGTRLRVALSALTMAEYFRDVQSQDVLLFIDNIFRFTQAGSEVSTLLGRMPSAVGYQPNLADEMGQLQERITSTRGHSITSMQAIYVPADDYTDPAPATTFAHLDATTELSREIASRGLYPAIDPLTSTSRILDPRYVGQEHYDVANRVKQILQRNKELQDIIAMLGVDELSEEDKVIVGRARRIQQFLSQNTHLAKQFTGVDGSDVPLKDTIESFKGICDGEFDHIPEQAFFNVGGIDMVMENWHRIQKELGE, encoded by the coding sequence ATGAGCACCCCAGTCACCACCGACGCCCCCGCTGCCTCCGCGCAGCAGGGCACCGGCCGCATCGCCCGTGTCACGGGCGCGGTCGTCGACATCGAGTTCCCCCCGGGCAACATCCCCGATCTCTACAACGCTCTGACCACCGAGATCAGCGCCGAGGGCGCGGGCCTCCTGCCCTCGGTCCTCACGCTCGAGACGGCTCAGCACCTCGGCGACGGCATGGTCCGCGCGATCGCGCTCAAGCCGACCGACGGCCTCGTGCGCGGGCAGTCCGTGACCGACACCGGCGCCCCGATCTCCGTGCCGGTCGGCGACGTCACCCTCGGCACCGTCTTCGACGTCGTCGGCAACCCGCTGAACGTCGAGGAGGGCCAGACCTTCGAGGTCTCCGAGCGCTGGCCCATCCACCGCACCGCCCCCAGCTTCGACCAGCTCGAGTCCAAGACCGAGATGTTCGAGACCGGCATCAAGTCGATCGACCTGCTCACCCCGTACGTGCAGGGCGGCAAGATCGGCCTGTTCGGCGGCGCGGGCGTCGGCAAGACGGTCCTCATCCAGGAGATGATCTACCGCGTGGCCAACAACCACGACGGCGTCTCCGTGTTCGCCGGCGTCGGCGAGCGCACCCGTGAGGGCTGGGACCTCATCGAGGAGATGACCGAGTCCGGCGTCATCGAGAAGACCGCCCTGGTCTTCGGCCAGATGGACGAGCCGCCGGGCACGCGTCTGCGCGTGGCCCTCTCGGCCCTGACCATGGCGGAGTACTTCCGCGATGTGCAGAGCCAGGACGTGCTGCTGTTCATCGACAACATCTTCCGCTTCACGCAGGCGGGCTCCGAGGTCTCCACGCTGCTGGGCCGCATGCCCTCGGCCGTGGGCTACCAGCCGAACCTGGCCGACGAGATGGGGCAGCTCCAGGAGCGCATCACCTCGACGCGCGGCCACTCGATCACCTCGATGCAGGCGATCTACGTCCCGGCCGACGACTACACGGACCCGGCCCCGGCGACCACCTTCGCCCACCTGGACGCGACCACCGAGCTCTCCCGCGAGATCGCCTCGCGCGGCCTGTACCCGGCGATCGACCCGCTGACCTCGACCTCGCGCATCCTCGACCCGCGCTACGTGGGCCAGGAGCACTACGACGTCGCCAACCGCGTGAAGCAGATCCTCCAGCGCAACAAGGAGCTGCAGGACATCATCGCGATGCTCGGCGTCGACGAGCTCTCCGAGGAGGACAAGGTCATCGTCGGCCGCGCCCGCCGCATCCAGCAGTTCCTCTCGCAGAACACGCACCTGGCCAAGCAGTTCACCGGCGTGGACGGCTCGGACGTGCCGCTCAAGGACACCATCGAGTCCTTCAAGGGCATCTGCGACGGCGAGTTCGACCACATCCCCGAGCAGGCGTTCTTCAACGTCGGCGGGATCGACATGGTCATGGAGAACTGGCACCGGATCCAGAAGGAGCTCGGAGAGTGA
- a CDS encoding F0F1 ATP synthase subunit epsilon, which produces MSTLEVTFVSADRTVWSGHAAQVVVPAADGSMGILPRMQPTLAILERGAVRIIGEDGEVTERAVDGGFVSMDRDVVTIAVDHADRATAAR; this is translated from the coding sequence GTGAGCACCCTCGAGGTCACCTTCGTCTCCGCGGACCGGACGGTCTGGAGCGGCCATGCCGCCCAGGTCGTGGTCCCCGCCGCCGACGGCTCGATGGGCATCCTGCCGCGGATGCAGCCCACGCTCGCGATCCTCGAGCGCGGCGCGGTGCGGATCATCGGCGAGGACGGCGAGGTCACCGAGCGAGCGGTCGACGGGGGCTTCGTCTCCATGGATCGCGACGTGGTGACGATCGCCGTCGATCATGCCGATCGCGCCACGGCCGCCCGCTGA
- a CDS encoding DUF2550 family protein: MMHVNVPITLVVVGTLVVLLAIAVLVRSAVIARRGGALDCFLWRPGARGGRGAWRGGRLRFTSQGLLWHRTDALLAGGEVLLRRSEILDVQRRNVAVGSGGGEDADDGSGGARIVLDTEIEFVRGEGEPLWLMLPFTTSSAVIAWYEAAPTGSVRGDAD, encoded by the coding sequence ATGATGCACGTCAACGTCCCGATCACCCTCGTGGTGGTCGGGACGTTGGTCGTTCTGCTGGCGATCGCGGTGCTCGTGCGCTCCGCGGTGATCGCGCGCCGCGGGGGAGCGCTCGACTGCTTCCTGTGGCGCCCCGGTGCCCGCGGCGGACGCGGCGCCTGGCGCGGCGGACGCCTGCGCTTCACCTCCCAGGGGCTGCTCTGGCACCGCACCGACGCCCTGCTCGCCGGCGGCGAGGTGCTGCTGCGCCGCAGCGAGATCCTCGACGTCCAGCGGCGGAACGTCGCCGTCGGCTCGGGCGGCGGTGAGGACGCGGATGACGGGTCCGGAGGGGCGCGCATCGTCCTGGACACCGAGATCGAGTTCGTCCGCGGAGAAGGCGAGCCGCTGTGGCTCATGCTGCCCTTCACGACCTCCTCGGCCGTCATCGCCTGGTACGAGGCGGCGCCGACGGGCTCGGTGCGCGGGGACGCCGACTGA
- a CDS encoding N-acetylglucosamine-6-phosphate deacetylase — MPPTDAHVDPQHAEPLHADLALRGTAVLDRGVLPGSLVLLAGGRILWAGPEEKAPAHRAERTLEHPGLILPGLIDLHCHGGGGASFPDCADAQEAMVAVREHRRHGTTSLVASLVTASAEELGRRVRMLAGLVEDGEVEAIHLEGPFISEARKGAQNPAHITGGDAALVGELCAEGRGAVATMTMAPETADAPAVIDALAAGGALPSLGHTDCDSAQMDAAITASRDALRRHHGRSALPTATHLFNGMRPIHHRDPGPALAALDAAGRGEIVAEVIADGVHLAAETVAHVFSLAADDCVVLITDAMAAAGMADGSYRLGALDVDVQGGVATLADGGSIAGGTAHLIDVVRFAVREAGVDLAAAVRAATVVPARVLGREDEIGALRAGLAADVLLVDSELRPVQVIRRGELVGTAQPD, encoded by the coding sequence ATGCCCCCGACCGACGCCCACGTCGACCCGCAGCACGCAGAGCCCCTGCATGCCGATCTCGCCCTCCGCGGCACGGCAGTGCTCGACCGGGGCGTGCTCCCGGGGTCGCTGGTCCTCCTCGCAGGGGGCCGCATCCTGTGGGCAGGCCCCGAGGAGAAGGCGCCTGCCCACCGCGCCGAGCGCACCCTCGAGCATCCCGGGCTGATCCTTCCCGGCCTCATCGACCTGCACTGCCACGGCGGAGGCGGGGCCTCGTTCCCGGACTGCGCGGACGCCCAGGAGGCCATGGTCGCCGTGCGCGAGCACCGTCGCCACGGCACCACCTCGCTCGTCGCCTCGCTCGTGACCGCCTCGGCCGAGGAGCTCGGTCGGCGCGTGCGCATGCTCGCCGGGCTCGTCGAGGACGGGGAGGTCGAGGCGATCCACCTCGAGGGCCCCTTCATCTCCGAGGCGCGCAAGGGCGCCCAGAACCCCGCGCACATCACCGGAGGCGACGCGGCGCTCGTCGGCGAACTGTGCGCGGAGGGCCGCGGCGCCGTCGCGACCATGACGATGGCGCCGGAGACGGCCGACGCCCCCGCGGTCATCGACGCCCTCGCCGCGGGCGGCGCCCTCCCCTCGCTCGGGCACACCGACTGCGACAGCGCGCAGATGGACGCGGCGATCACCGCCTCCCGCGACGCCCTGCGACGGCACCACGGCCGATCCGCGCTGCCCACCGCGACGCATCTGTTCAACGGCATGCGGCCCATCCACCACCGCGATCCGGGGCCGGCCCTCGCGGCGCTCGATGCGGCCGGCCGCGGGGAGATCGTCGCCGAGGTCATCGCCGACGGGGTCCATCTCGCCGCCGAGACCGTCGCCCACGTGTTCTCCCTCGCGGCCGACGACTGCGTCGTGCTCATCACCGATGCCATGGCCGCCGCAGGCATGGCCGACGGCAGCTACCGCCTCGGCGCGCTGGACGTGGACGTGCAGGGCGGCGTCGCGACCCTCGCCGACGGCGGCTCGATCGCCGGCGGCACCGCGCATCTGATCGACGTCGTGCGCTTCGCCGTGCGCGAGGCCGGCGTGGATCTGGCCGCCGCTGTGCGCGCGGCCACCGTGGTCCCGGCGCGCGTCCTCGGACGCGAGGACGAGATTGGGGCGCTGCGGGCGGGACTCGCGGCCGACGTGCTGCTGGTCGACTCGGAGCTGCGTCCCGTGCAGGTCATCCGTCGCGGCGAGCTCGTCGGCACCGCGCAGCCGGACTGA